Proteins encoded in a region of the Streptomyces violaceoruber genome:
- a CDS encoding FxLD family lanthipeptide, whose protein sequence is MTAIQAERPTGPAKTDLVKADDDPFKLDITFIEGTPATETVLMCSTGDTCGSSCPSACTTS, encoded by the coding sequence ATGACCGCCATCCAGGCCGAAAGGCCGACCGGTCCGGCGAAAACGGACCTCGTGAAGGCCGACGACGACCCGTTCAAGCTCGACATCACCTTCATCGAGGGCACGCCGGCGACCGAGACGGTCCTGATGTGCAGCACGGGCGACACCTGCGGCAGCTCCTGCCCCAGCGCCTGCACCACCTCGTAA
- a CDS encoding DUF6082 family protein, whose product MKLTTAVLAAGAAVSLTTAVVGATRLRQNARHQAERNEAFLTRNQLDWLAQMSTNPDLAKLWAPEDMDVEEYMQLLAANRLICILSVRDRLGFVRTGHLPWHAAKLMENDVCRRYWQRFGGLRAEEAEGDEQGEHFTRVLDQAAKQHPRAQAAAT is encoded by the coding sequence ATGAAGCTCACCACCGCCGTCCTCGCTGCCGGTGCTGCCGTGTCCCTCACCACCGCCGTGGTCGGAGCCACCCGGCTCAGGCAGAACGCGCGGCACCAGGCCGAGCGCAACGAGGCGTTCCTCACCCGCAACCAGCTCGACTGGCTGGCCCAGATGTCCACCAACCCCGACCTCGCCAAGCTCTGGGCTCCCGAGGACATGGACGTCGAGGAATACATGCAGCTGCTCGCCGCCAACCGGCTCATCTGCATTCTCAGCGTCCGCGACCGCCTCGGCTTCGTCCGCACCGGACACCTTCCGTGGCACGCCGCGAAGCTGATGGAGAACGACGTCTGCCGACGCTATTGGCAGCGGTTCGGCGGCCTCCGCGCCGAGGAGGCCGAGGGCGATGAGCAGGGCGAGCACTTCACCCGGGTGCTGGACCAGGCCGCCAAGCAGCACCCGCGGGCACAGGCCGCTGCGACCTGA
- a CDS encoding DUF6624 domain-containing protein, with product MTTDEPQRPDLARELIARATESAVRRAKRVRDELDAVQLGQGRHTDHANTKFLRRVLGEYEWPGHRLVGPAAARAAWSIALHSDHDLTLQRAATILLGRAVQAGDALVEHWAHLHDRALITGGCAQEYGTQLLLTANGIELCPLRAPASVDARRATVGLPPLAVALKAVRRRYAPDSSADEAPAVVLAGAA from the coding sequence GTGACAACCGACGAACCGCAGCGACCCGACCTTGCCCGCGAGCTGATCGCCCGCGCAACGGAATCGGCCGTGCGCCGAGCCAAGCGCGTGCGCGACGAGCTCGACGCAGTCCAACTCGGGCAGGGCCGGCACACCGACCACGCCAACACCAAGTTCCTGCGCCGCGTCCTGGGCGAATACGAGTGGCCCGGCCACCGCCTCGTCGGCCCTGCTGCTGCCCGCGCCGCCTGGAGCATCGCCCTGCACAGCGACCACGATCTCACCCTCCAGCGCGCCGCCACCATCCTGCTCGGGCGTGCGGTCCAGGCCGGCGACGCGCTCGTCGAGCACTGGGCGCACCTTCACGACCGCGCCCTCATTACCGGCGGGTGCGCCCAGGAGTACGGCACCCAGCTCCTGCTGACCGCCAATGGGATCGAGCTGTGCCCGCTGCGCGCGCCTGCGTCCGTCGACGCACGCAGGGCCACTGTGGGTCTGCCGCCGCTAGCCGTCGCGCTCAAGGCGGTGCGGCGCCGCTACGCGCCGGACAGCTCCGCCGACGAAGCCCCGGCCGTCGTCCTCGCGGGGGCCGCGTGA
- a CDS encoding LuxR C-terminal-related transcriptional regulator gives MTTSAPITPLTPTLQRVAQHLANGLTAKEIAAETSLSAVTVRQYMRDIRESLHCPPRCKPPVIVHRLFATRQVASPTADRPAPTLSRDQLLLLRAVAEHSDPRDIAVAAKLAPADQRAALDQLLADTGARDTTHLVILAHSWKLLPADPAARSGASQ, from the coding sequence GTGACGACCAGCGCACCGATCACGCCCCTGACGCCGACCCTGCAGCGCGTCGCCCAGCACCTCGCCAACGGCCTCACGGCCAAGGAGATTGCGGCAGAGACCAGCCTGTCGGCCGTGACCGTCCGCCAGTACATGCGCGACATCCGTGAGAGCCTGCACTGCCCGCCCCGCTGCAAGCCCCCGGTGATCGTGCACCGCCTGTTCGCCACCCGGCAGGTGGCCTCGCCCACGGCGGACAGGCCGGCACCGACGCTCAGCCGGGATCAACTGCTGCTGCTCCGGGCCGTCGCCGAGCACAGCGACCCCCGCGATATCGCCGTCGCCGCCAAGCTCGCCCCCGCCGACCAGCGCGCCGCACTCGACCAACTCCTCGCCGACACAGGCGCGCGGGACACCACCCACCTGGTGATCCTTGCCCACAGCTGGAAGCTGCTGCCCGCCGACCCGGCAGCGCGGAGCGGAGCGAGCCAGTGA
- a CDS encoding acyl-CoA dehydrogenase family protein yields the protein MSATPTTPPPALRPYLTARHDLLWEEADAFAAEHVAPRAARMEAAPGRVERKVAELMAARGWFAVTVPDAFGGLGAGHVAKTVLVHRIARVSAAAAAILQATLIPVGALLHFATYEQKGRWLPRVADGSLLLSIAVTEPLAGGHIGGIETTAERVGTEWVITGSKIHIGNCHIAGAHLVVARTAAPGVSTSQALTAFMVEADRPGLSVSDHRAGLGLHGFSAGRLDLDHVRVPEDYVVGEIGQGLAVAQSSSILYGRPNLAAVSLGIHEAVVDTTTARLKTRPRYQGALSDLPVLRDRVGDMEARLRAARILAYQAVHLLDQGLPCDADLINSKYLGHQWAMQSAQDAMELHGANALDGEYILQRLWRDIQHTYPPAGTGEVQRIRLADAAFAKDHIQWSERLAAEAAWARPDPTAA from the coding sequence ATGTCCGCCACACCCACCACGCCTCCACCGGCGCTGCGTCCCTACCTCACCGCCCGCCACGATCTGCTGTGGGAGGAGGCGGACGCCTTCGCGGCCGAGCACGTCGCGCCGCGCGCCGCGCGGATGGAGGCCGCTCCGGGCAGGGTGGAGCGCAAGGTAGCCGAGCTGATGGCCGCCCGGGGCTGGTTCGCCGTCACCGTGCCGGACGCCTTCGGCGGGCTGGGCGCCGGACACGTGGCCAAGACCGTCTTGGTTCACCGCATCGCGCGGGTCTCGGCGGCTGCCGCGGCCATCCTGCAGGCCACCCTCATCCCCGTCGGTGCCCTGCTGCACTTCGCCACCTACGAGCAGAAGGGCCGTTGGCTGCCCCGGGTCGCGGACGGTTCCCTGCTGCTGTCGATCGCCGTGACCGAACCGCTCGCCGGCGGGCACATCGGCGGCATCGAGACCACCGCCGAACGCGTCGGCACCGAGTGGGTGATCACCGGCAGCAAGATCCACATCGGCAACTGCCACATCGCGGGGGCCCACCTCGTCGTCGCCCGCACCGCCGCGCCCGGCGTGAGCACCTCGCAGGCGCTGACCGCGTTCATGGTCGAAGCCGACCGCCCCGGACTTTCCGTCTCCGACCACCGTGCCGGGCTCGGTCTGCATGGCTTCTCCGCCGGCCGCCTCGACCTCGATCACGTCCGCGTCCCCGAGGACTACGTGGTCGGGGAGATCGGCCAGGGACTGGCCGTGGCCCAGAGCAGCAGCATCCTCTACGGCCGCCCCAACCTGGCCGCCGTCAGCCTCGGCATCCACGAAGCCGTCGTGGACACCACCACCGCCCGGCTCAAGACCCGCCCCCGCTACCAGGGCGCCCTGTCCGACCTGCCCGTCCTGCGGGACCGCGTCGGCGACATGGAGGCCCGCCTGCGCGCCGCCCGGATACTCGCCTACCAGGCCGTGCACCTCCTCGACCAGGGCCTGCCCTGCGACGCCGACCTGATCAACTCGAAATACCTCGGCCACCAGTGGGCCATGCAGTCCGCCCAGGACGCCATGGAACTGCACGGCGCCAACGCCCTCGATGGCGAGTACATCCTCCAGCGCCTGTGGCGCGACATCCAGCACACCTACCCACCGGCCGGAACCGGCGAAGTCCAGCGCATACGCCTGGCCGACGCCGCCTTCGCAAAGGACCACATCCAGTGGTCCGAGCGCCTCGCCGCCGAAGCCGCCTGGGCACGACCCGACCCGACCGCCGCATGA
- a CDS encoding GAF domain-containing protein gives MSQHPSTPYRTPQTTPPAGSLPRRDMRDTNRGPFTPPGTALTSQRPQQTLELAQRYELLNRLGVPPVANEDFDELARDMAEQAGFLYGFVNLGLEKQTFVGLHQPPADSGYVIVGRTMSRDHGWCPEVMTRKKALPLHDVHASPRFSGNAVVDAVGIRSYFGAPLIHESGTVLGTVCVIDPEKRPLREARRIRDITINTGAQVMDHMSRALVR, from the coding sequence ATGTCACAGCACCCCAGCACCCCCTACCGCACGCCGCAGACCACCCCGCCCGCAGGGTCCTTGCCGCGGCGCGACATGCGGGACACCAACCGCGGCCCGTTCACCCCGCCCGGCACCGCCCTCACCAGCCAGCGGCCTCAGCAAACGCTGGAACTGGCGCAGCGTTACGAGCTGCTCAACCGCTTGGGCGTGCCCCCCGTGGCCAACGAGGACTTCGACGAGCTGGCCCGCGACATGGCTGAGCAGGCCGGGTTCCTGTACGGCTTCGTCAACCTGGGCTTGGAGAAGCAGACCTTCGTCGGGCTGCACCAGCCGCCCGCGGACAGCGGGTACGTCATCGTCGGCCGCACCATGAGCCGCGACCACGGCTGGTGCCCGGAGGTCATGACCCGCAAGAAGGCCCTCCCGCTACACGATGTACACGCCAGCCCGCGCTTCAGCGGCAACGCAGTGGTCGACGCCGTCGGGATCCGCTCCTACTTCGGCGCACCGCTGATCCACGAAAGCGGCACCGTGCTGGGCACGGTGTGCGTCATCGACCCCGAGAAGCGGCCTCTGCGCGAGGCCCGACGGATCAGGGACATCACCATCAACACCGGCGCGCAGGTGATGGACCACATGTCCCGGGCCCTCGTCCGCTAA
- a CDS encoding GTP-binding protein translates to MLKIVIAGGFGAGKTTAVGAVSEITPLSTEEYLTEASADVDSLAGIEAKQTTTVAFDFGRLSLPDAPMPLELFLFGTPGQDRFVDLWYDLSRGAVGAVVLVDTRRLESSFTPVSFFEDIGLPFVVAVNQFDGAHRYHPEQVRTALELPAAVPVVTCDARDTNHVAGVLLALVDHAVNSAATTNRTGHAPSTPLQDA, encoded by the coding sequence CGCGGGAAAGACCACCGCCGTGGGCGCCGTCAGCGAGATCACGCCGCTGAGCACGGAGGAGTACCTCACCGAGGCGAGCGCGGACGTCGACAGCCTGGCGGGCATCGAGGCGAAGCAGACCACCACGGTCGCCTTTGACTTCGGCCGCCTGAGCCTGCCCGACGCGCCGATGCCTCTGGAGCTGTTCCTGTTCGGCACGCCGGGCCAGGACCGGTTCGTCGACCTCTGGTACGACCTCTCCCGCGGCGCCGTCGGCGCGGTCGTCCTGGTCGACACCCGCCGCTTGGAGAGCAGCTTCACCCCCGTCAGCTTCTTCGAGGACATCGGCCTGCCCTTCGTCGTCGCCGTCAATCAGTTCGACGGGGCGCACCGCTACCACCCCGAGCAGGTCCGCACCGCTCTCGAACTCCCCGCTGCCGTACCGGTGGTCACCTGCGACGCCCGCGACACGAATCACGTCGCCGGCGTTCTGCTGGCCCTCGTCGACCACGCCGTGAACAGCGCCGCCACCACCAATCGCACTGGTCACGCCCCCTCTACGCCCCTCCAGGACGCCTGA